Below is a genomic region from Streptomyces roseoviridis.
GCGGGAGACCTGGCAGCACGAGGACGTGCTGCTCGGCGGCTCCGACGCCGGGGCCCACCTGGACCGGATGTGCGGGGCGCCGTACACCACCCGCTTCCTCGGCGACTGTCTGCGCGGCCGCGGCCTCCTCCCGCTGGAGCAGGCGGTGCGGATGCTGAGCGACGACCCGGCGCGGCTCTTCGGGCTGCGCGGCCGCGGCCGGATCGCCGAGGGCTTCCACGCCGACCTGGTCCTCTTCGACCCCGGGCGGATCGACGCCGGCCCCGCGACCCTCGTGCACGACCTGCCGGGCGGCAGCCCGCGCCTGGACTCGCGGGCGAGCGGGATCGTGTCGGTGCGGGTCAACGGGGTGGAGACGGTCCGGGACGACGAGGTGACCGGCGCGGTCCCGGGGCGGGTGCTGCGCTCGGGCCGCGACACGAGGACGGTGAGCACCCGGTGACCCGGCACCCGGCACACGGTCCGGCGCGCGGCCCCGCACACGGTCCGGCGCGCGGGCCGGCGCGCGAGCCGGTCAGCGAGCGCCTCTATATAGGAGGGGAGTGGGTCGAGCCCGACGGCGGGCACTACGAGGTGGTCGACCCCGCCACCGAGGAGGTCGTCGGCCTCGCCCCCGAGGCTTCCCGCGCCCAGGTGTACGAGGCGGCCGAGGCGGCCCGCGCGGCCTTCGCGTCCTGGTCCCGCACGAAGCCGCAGGAGCGGGCCGCGATCCTGGACCGGGCCGCGGACGTGATGGCCCGCGACGCCGGGGCGAACGCCCTGCTGGCCCGGGCCGAGACCGGTGCGACCACCGCCACCGCCCGCGGGATGCAGGTCGCCGTCGGCGTCTCCCGCTTCCGCCGCTACGCCCGGGGCGCCCTGGAACCCGTCGAGCAGCCGCTGCCCCCGCAGATCAACGAGGCCGGCCCCTTGGGCGGCGCCGGGATCGTCGGCGCGGTGGCGGTGCGGCGCCCGGTCGGGGTCGTCACCTGCGTCACCTCGTACAACAACCCCTGGGCGAACCCGGCCGGGAAGATCGCCCCGGCGCTCGCGATGGGCAACACGGTCGTGGTGAAGCCGGCCCCGCAGGACCCGTTGTCCGTGTACGCGATGGCCCGGGCGCTGGAAGAGGCCGGGGTCCCGGCCGGGGTGGTCAACGTGGTCACCGGCTCCGCGCCCGCCGTGGGCGAGGCGGCCGTGGACTGCCCGGCGGTCGACATGGTGTCCTTCACCGGCTCCACGGCCGTCGGGCAGGCCATCGGCGAGGTGTGCGGCCGGGACCTGAAGCGGCAGCTGATGGAGCTGGGCGGCAAGGGCGCGGCCCTCGTCCTCGACGACGCCGACCTGGAGTCGGCGGTGCGGGGGATCGGGACGACCTTCTCCTTCTACAGCGGGCAGATCTG
It encodes:
- a CDS encoding aldehyde dehydrogenase family protein; the encoded protein is MGGEWVEPDGGHYEVVDPATEEVVGLAPEASRAQVYEAAEAARAAFASWSRTKPQERAAILDRAADVMARDAGANALLARAETGATTATARGMQVAVGVSRFRRYARGALEPVEQPLPPQINEAGPLGGAGIVGAVAVRRPVGVVTCVTSYNNPWANPAGKIAPALAMGNTVVVKPAPQDPLSVYAMARALEEAGVPAGVVNVVTGSAPAVGEAAVDCPAVDMVSFTGSTAVGQAIGEVCGRDLKRQLMELGGKGAALVLDDADLESAVRGIGTTFSFYSGQICTAPTRVLAQRAIHDRLVAALAGYAGRLRVGDPAAAGTVVGPVISAAHRERVESYVELGRKEGARVVVGGERPVVGDGRGFYVAPTLLADCTPGMRVVREEIFGPVVVVVPFDDEEEGIALANDTDYGLIDYVWSGDVARAFRIAARLRAGGVGVNTIARNMEAPFGGFKKSGIGRDVGSYALHAYSELQAVVWPG